The Streptomyces europaeiscabiei genome window below encodes:
- a CDS encoding dolichyl-phosphate-mannose--protein mannosyltransferase — MLHGTRSTTAPTGWTDRLRLFGYAGRPRSDIRERLVPPFPEPGTGLWERVGFGPVAAYRVVKAMDWLGPLLVALLAGTIRFWRLDRPHELAFDETYYAKDAWSLLRLGYEGTWPDRKVADPQVLGDPQVIPLSDTGSFVAHPPTGKWVIAVGEWMFGLDPFGWRFMTAVLGTLSVLMLCRIGRRLFRSTFLGCLAGALLAVDGLHYVMSRTALLDLVVMFFVLAAFGCLLIDRDHARGRLAAALPVGGDGHVGPDRDTGDRAGTGWRPWRLAAGVCLGLAASTKWNGLYFLAFFMVLTVLWDVGARRVAGASHPYRAVLRKDLGRSVVSLVPVAVVTYVATWTGWFLSDDGYGRHWADGRGGTWSWIPAPLRSLWHYEYGVYQFNVGLDTFHKYESNPWSWLVLGRPVLFSYQSPEPGEAGCHAITGCSQAILALGTPMLWWSACCALVYLLFRWALRRDWRAGAVLCAVGAGYLPWFMYQDRTTFSFYAVVFVPYLCLAVAMTLGALLGPPGASAERRTRGAVAAGTLVLLVAWNFIHFFPVYTGDTIPYPDWQIRMWLDTWI, encoded by the coding sequence CGGCACCCGTTCGACGACGGCGCCCACCGGCTGGACCGACCGTCTGCGCCTGTTCGGGTACGCCGGACGCCCCCGGAGCGACATCCGTGAACGCCTGGTCCCGCCCTTCCCGGAGCCGGGCACCGGGCTCTGGGAACGTGTGGGGTTCGGCCCGGTGGCGGCGTACCGCGTCGTGAAGGCGATGGACTGGCTGGGGCCGCTGCTCGTCGCCCTGCTGGCCGGAACGATTCGCTTCTGGCGCCTCGACCGGCCGCACGAACTCGCCTTCGACGAGACCTATTACGCCAAGGACGCATGGTCCCTGCTGCGGCTCGGCTACGAGGGCACCTGGCCGGACCGCAAGGTCGCCGACCCGCAGGTCCTGGGCGACCCGCAGGTGATCCCGCTCTCCGACACCGGGAGCTTCGTCGCGCATCCGCCGACGGGCAAGTGGGTGATCGCCGTCGGTGAGTGGATGTTCGGCCTCGACCCGTTCGGCTGGCGCTTCATGACGGCCGTCCTGGGCACGCTGTCGGTACTGATGCTGTGCCGCATTGGACGCCGCCTGTTCCGTTCGACGTTCCTCGGCTGTCTGGCCGGCGCGCTGCTGGCGGTGGACGGCCTGCACTACGTGATGAGCCGCACCGCTCTGCTCGACCTGGTCGTCATGTTCTTCGTACTGGCCGCCTTCGGGTGCCTGCTGATCGACCGGGACCACGCGCGGGGGCGGCTCGCGGCGGCGTTGCCGGTGGGCGGGGACGGACACGTCGGCCCTGACAGGGACACCGGCGACCGCGCGGGGACGGGATGGCGTCCCTGGCGGCTCGCGGCCGGCGTCTGTCTGGGTCTGGCCGCCTCGACCAAGTGGAACGGCCTGTACTTCCTGGCCTTCTTCATGGTCCTGACCGTGCTGTGGGACGTCGGCGCCCGCCGCGTGGCGGGGGCAAGCCACCCGTACCGAGCGGTGCTCCGCAAGGACCTCGGCCGGTCGGTGGTGTCCCTCGTCCCGGTCGCCGTGGTGACCTATGTGGCGACGTGGACGGGATGGTTCCTGTCCGACGACGGCTACGGGCGCCACTGGGCGGACGGCCGTGGCGGCACCTGGTCGTGGATACCTGCACCGCTGCGCAGTCTGTGGCACTACGAGTACGGCGTGTACCAGTTCAACGTGGGACTGGACACGTTCCACAAGTACGAGTCGAATCCGTGGAGTTGGCTGGTTCTCGGCCGTCCCGTGCTGTTCTCCTACCAGTCGCCCGAACCCGGGGAGGCCGGCTGCCACGCGATCACCGGCTGCTCGCAGGCGATCCTCGCCCTGGGCACGCCGATGCTGTGGTGGTCGGCGTGCTGCGCCCTGGTCTATCTGCTCTTCCGGTGGGCCCTGCGCCGCGACTGGCGCGCGGGCGCCGTGCTGTGCGCCGTGGGCGCGGGGTATCTGCCGTGGTTCATGTACCAGGACCGCACGACTTTCTCCTTCTACGCCGTCGTCTTCGTGCCGTACCTGTGTCTGGCCGTGGCGATGACGCTGGGCGCGCTGCTGGGCCCCCCGGGTGCGAGCGCCGAGCGCCGCACCCGGGGGGCGGTGGCGGCGGGCACGCTCGTCCTGCTCGTCGCCTGGAACTTCATCCACTTCTTCCCCGTCTACACGGGGGACACGATCCCGTATCCCGACTGGCAGATCCGCATGTGGCTCGACACCTGGATCTGA